The stretch of DNA GCCGAACTCGAGCAGGCCCTCGTCATCGCCGCGCAGGAGGCGCATGCGGCTTTCGGTGACGGTTCTCTCTACCTCGAAAAGTTTCTCGAGCGCCCCCGTCACATCGAAGTCCAGGTGCTCGCCGATCACCACGGCACTGTCCTGCACCTCTTCGAGCGCGAGTGCTCGATCCAGCGCCGTCGTCAGAAGCTGTGGGAGGAAGCACCATCCCCAGCCCTGACGCCCGGTCTGCGGGCCCAAATCTGCGAGGCGGCTGTCCGCCTCGCCCGTGCCGCTGGCTACACCAATGCCGGGACGATCGAGTTCCTCCTCGATGCCGGCGGTTCGTTCTATTTCCTGGAGATGAACACCCGCATCCAGGTCGAGCACCCCGTCACCGAACTCGTTACCGGTATCGACATCGTCAAAGAACAGATCCGCATCGCAGCCGGCGAGCGACTCGACGTGAGTCAAGACGAGATCAGACTCCACGGCCACGCCATCGAGTTCCGGATCAACGCCGAAGACCCCTCGCTCGGCTTCTTCCCCTCGCCCGGCATCATCGAGCGGATGGAACTCCCGAGCGGACCCGGTATCCGCTGCGACTTCGGTTTCGGCACAGGTGACGAGGTATCACCCTTCTACGACTCGCTCATCGGCAAGCTGATCGTCTGGGGTCGCGACCGCAGCGAAGCCCTCGCTCGCGGTCGGCGCGCCCTCGACGAACTCGTGATCGAGGGGATCGCGACCACCGCATCCTTCCATCGCCAGCTCACCGACGATCCGTCCGTGGTCGCGGCCGCCTATCACGTCCAGTTCCTGGACGAGCGCCTCGCCAACCTGCAGTGAGTGTCGCCCACTTGCCGGGGCGATCGGCAACCAGTACCGAGACCGGGAGTGCTGCCCCGCACCCCCGGCTTTCTGACGATGCGCTCGACCCCATCCTACGCTTGAACGATAGGCGCTGCCTTACTCGCGGTATACTGCGCACCCCACCTAGTACCCGCTCGGTCTGCCGGTTCGCCACCGAGCTTCGAGAGTCCACCCGACACTCGATCGTTTGATCGTTCCGAAGGCGCCCTCATCCGTTCCCAGGACGGCTCGGCGAGCGTACCAGCGTCTGCGCGATGGCCATGATCGGGTTGCTCCCCGCCAGGGTCGCGAGCGGTCGCTCCTTGGTAGTCCATACCGTCTCCGGCCGGCATTGCAGGAAGAAGATCGTTCCGCGTTCCGGCTGATCGCACATCGCCCACTCCACATCGAGGGGATAGCCCAGTCGCTTCTCGAGTTCGCGAGCGCGCCGGGCAAGCTCGATCACCTCGGACTCCAAGAGACAGGGTGCGCTGGCGAGATCGGGCGGAAGTTCTTCACGGACCAGCGAGCCATCCGATCCCCCACGCCGATACCGGAACGGCTTCGCATTGACCTGTTTGCGCACCAGTTCGAGCGTCACCTTGCTGACCACGTACTCATCGGGCGTGACCTCGCCAGCGACGACCGCCTGACCGAGCCCCCAACTGCCTTCGATCACGATGAGCGAGCGATCGCCCGTGCGCGGGCTGAGCGTGAAGAGCACTCCAGCCGCGCGCGGCTCGACCAGCAGCTGCACCACGACGCCGACCGAAGCGTCCGCCAAGGAGAGGCCACGGTGGACGCGATAGGCGATCGCCCGCGGCGTGTAGGCGCTGGCCCAGCAACGCCGCACTGCTCGGAACAGTGAGTCGATCCCCTGGATACCGAGATAGGTCTCGTGTTGCCCTGCAAAGCTCGCCGTACGGCTGTCCTCATCTGCCGCACTCGAGCGAACCGCGACCACCGGCTCCGGCTGGCCGATCTCTTTCCCGAGTTCGAGATACGACTCGGCGAGCTCATCGGCCAAATCCTCCGGCAACGCCGCTGCGAGGAACGCCTCCTCGACGCGGCGCGAGAGCTGCGTCGCTGCATCGTCCAATCGCTTCTCCTCATCCTGTACGAACTCGAAGAGACCGGTCAGACCGTTCCGCTCCAGAAAGTACCGGTAGGCCTCGGTCGTCAGAGCGAAGCCAGATGGAACCGGACAGCCAGCCGCCAGGAGCATCCCCAGACTCGCTGCCTTACCCCCCACCAGGGGCCGATCGGCATGGCCGAGGGTAGTGAGCTCGCGGACGAATGGTGATCGGCGCATCGGAAACCGTTCTCCTTCCTGACCTCGCCATTGGTCAGTCGAGAATGGTGACGACTCCGTTCTCGCCATCGACTCGCAGGTACTGCCCTGTCCGGATCCTTTTGGTCGCCACGCCAGTTCCGAGCACCGCCGGAATCCGGTACTCGCGCGCGACGATCGCCGCGTGCGACATCACGCCCCCGATATCGGAGACCATCCCACGAACGCGGGCCAGTACTGGAGCCCAGCTGGGCTCGGTCACCGAGCACACGAGGATCTCACCATCCCGTACCTCTTGAAGTTCCTCGATGCTCAGCACGACCCGTGCTGGCCCTTCGGCCACGCCGGGTGCGGCAGCGAACCCACGGAGGACGTTCCCTTCCTCCGGACTCAGCCAGGCACGCAGGCGCTCCGGTGTGATTCCCCACAGCATGATGATCGCTGGATCCCCGATGACTTCCGGAACCACGCCGAGTGCTGGTGGCGGAGACCAGGCTCGCAGACGGTCCATGATGCGTTGGCGCCGGGCGATCTCGTCCGGCCAGTAGGCCGGACCACGCGGCGTCGTCCCGATGCTCCAGCTGAGCAGGAGATCCATCAACGCTCGCTCGACCTCGGTATAGTGCAACAAGAAAATATCTTCCACGTCGCGGAAAAAGCCACCGGCAACGAACAACCGGCTGAGTTCGCGGACTTTGTTCCAGAACCGACTCTGATACCAGTGCTCGACGTAGAACTTGTGGTCCTCGATCGAGTAGTAGACCTCGCGCGTCAGTGCCAGGATCTGGTCGAAGGCTTGTCGTTCCTCCTCTGTCGCCAAGAGTTCGCGGTAGCCCTGGGTGATCCGGTCGCGTTCCTCGCGGAGCGCGGCGGTGTCTCGCTCGAGATTCTCCCCGCGTCGCAGCCGCTGAATGTAGTCGGCCAGTACACTCACCACCGGCGTCGGATCATCGATCCACGCCCGGTGATGGTGTTGGAAACCATCGCCCGTATTCATGTAGAACCAGGGATCCGCACTGGTCTCCCATTCCCTGAGCCAAGCCCGTCCGGCCTCATTCTCGCGCAGCCGCGCGAAGACTGCTGCACCCGAACCGTTCGCGAGGAAAAGATCCGCGATACCGAGTTCGAGCGCCCGACGGGCCAACCGCTTCAGCTCGTCGTTCGGCCGGAACATGCTGACGTCGATCGCCCCGACCATCCGAGTCACCTGCTGGTCAGAGATCTCCGGAAACGCTTTCTTGCAGAAATCGTAAAACGTGAAGTAGGCGGCAAAGCCGATCATCACGATTTCCATGTGGACCTGCCACACGCGGAAGATACTGTCGATCAGGTCATGATAAGCCGCGAGATTATCCATCGACGCACCGTAACCGCGACGCTGGAAGACGTAGTCGGCAGGTTCGACTGCCGGGAGTTCCGGGAAGCGGATCGCGACGAGTCGCTCGACCTCCGCACTCAGTCGCTGCTTCCACTCCTCGTAGAACGCTCGCCAATTCGCGTAGTAGTAACCAGCTCGCTCTTGGAACCAGACTGCCCGCTGTTCGATCTGCGCGGGGTCAGTGACCGGCGTCGGGCTGATGTAAACGTAGCCGTTCAGTACGCGGAAATCGATCCCCATCGCTGGCGGGATGCAGAACATCCGGCTGCTCATTTCGCCGATCGCGAGGTAACCTGCCTCGGCAGTGATGATATCGAAGGGCGTCATCGCCTCAGGGAAGTGCATCCCATTGAAGAACCAGAGACGACGCTCTTCCTCTTGCCGGCGATCGTCACTGAACAGGAGATAGTAGGGATAGAGCTGTTCCCAACCCTCGGCTCCAGGTGGTGTGCCGACCTCGAACGGGCTCGGAAACCGCAACGTGCTCTTCATCCGCTCCCCCGATCGCGTTGTGGCGATATAGCGTGACTTCATTTCTAATGATGAAAATCGTGTTGCAGAACGCAAGACAGTCGTTCCACAATGCCGAACGATGCAGCCACGCGTCTGCCCGCGAGCGAGGTCGGCTTGCCGGCATCGGCGACCGACTGCCAGCGATCGCGTCGTTGACCGCGTCTACCCCACCACCACATGCGTACTCGTCGCCGTCACGCCGGGCGTACCGTGGATCTTCTCGAGAACGAGCCGCCCCAGTTCCTCGACCGTCGGTTGCTCGACCACCACGATGAGGTCGTAATCACCCGTCACGATGTCGGCATGCAGGACGCCGGGGACGCTCGCCAGCGCCTCTTTGACGGAACGAGCCTTCCCGACATCGCAGTGAACCAGGACGTATGCCCGCGCGGCCATGAGGCTCCCTCCCTTCTTGAACGGAACTCGCGGTTAGTGTGCCCCAACGGCGAGTCGGCAACAAGACGACGCCTCGCGCGTCGTCTCCCACTGCTCCGGCCCGCACGCGATCACTCGGTCGAATGGCTATACTCTAATGCGTTCGTGCTGAGTCTCGTGGCAGCACGTGGAGAGCGCATGTCCGATCGTCGTCCACCATTACGCCGGTTGAGTGCCCCTGGTCAGCCGGGACCTCGGCGGGCTCTTCGAATTCCCATACCGTTCGGTCGCGCTGCCGGTGCTTCGAGCGCACCGGTCGCGCGCGGCCACGTTTCCCTGCTCGGTGCACTCCTGATTCTCGCTGGTCTCGTCTTGCTCGCCATCGCGGCGATGGGCACGGTCGCGCTCCGGCCATCACCGGAGACCCCTCCCAGCCAGATTGCCGCGATCGCCACCCCTCCGCCACCGCTACAAGCTGCCGCGTCCCCGACCCCGACCGCCACCCCATTCGCGGAGCGGTTGGATGGGCTGCCCATCGTACCCAGCCCCACCCCTGAACCGACACCGACCCCGCGACCGAAGATGCCGCCACCCAGGCGCATCCAGATCCCCTCCGTCGGCATCGATGCTCCAGTCGTCGAGGTCGGCTACAAGATCGTCGAGATGCAAGGCGTCAAGGTCATCGAGTGGGAAGTCGCCGAGTATGCCGCCGGCCACCATAACACCTCGGCCAATCCTGGCGAGGGCGGGAACATCGTCATCACCGGCCACAACGACTGGAAGGGCGAAGTCTTTCGCACACTCGAGCACGTCAAGCTCGGCGACGAGGTCATCCTCACCAGTGACGCTGGCGTGTTCCGGTACCGCGTCACGGAGATCCACTACCGGAAGGAAGTCGGCGTTCCGCTCGAGGAACGGATCGCCACCGGCCGGTTCCTCGATCCGATGCCGGAGGAGCGCGTGACACTCGTCACCTGCTGGCCGTACGGTATCGATGACCATCGGATCATCGTCGTTGCCAAGCCAGTCGGTTAGACAACCGATCGCACTGCTCGGGGCTGGGGGTGCGGGACGCGCGCTCGGCGTCGCGCTCGTCGCGGCCGGCTTCTCGGTGTCCGCTGTCTGGAGTCGCCGACGCGAGCGGGCCGAGGAACTCGCTTCGCTCATCCCCGGTTCCCGCGTCTGCTCGACACCGCACGATGCCGCCGGGAGTGGCCGTCTCGTCGTACTGGCTG from Thermomicrobium roseum DSM 5159 encodes:
- the accC gene encoding acetyl-CoA carboxylase biotin carboxylase subunit, with the protein product MFRKILVANRGEIALRVMRACRELGIRTVAVYSEADAQARHVRYADEARCVGPAAATRSYLNIDAIIAAARETGAEAIHPGYGFLAENAQFARACRDAGLVFIGPSPEAIALMGDKAAARKLADSAGVPIVPGTPETVGSEEALAFADRIGFPLMVKAAAGGGGRGIRIVRDRAELEQALVIAAQEAHAAFGDGSLYLEKFLERPRHIEVQVLADHHGTVLHLFERECSIQRRRQKLWEEAPSPALTPGLRAQICEAAVRLARAAGYTNAGTIEFLLDAGGSFYFLEMNTRIQVEHPVTELVTGIDIVKEQIRIAAGERLDVSQDEIRLHGHAIEFRINAEDPSLGFFPSPGIIERMELPSGPGIRCDFGFGTGDEVSPFYDSLIGKLIVWGRDRSEALARGRRALDELVIEGIATTASFHRQLTDDPSVVAAAYHVQFLDERLANLQ
- a CDS encoding PEP/pyruvate-binding domain-containing protein, with the translated sequence MRRSPFVRELTTLGHADRPLVGGKAASLGMLLAAGCPVPSGFALTTEAYRYFLERNGLTGLFEFVQDEEKRLDDAATQLSRRVEEAFLAAALPEDLADELAESYLELGKEIGQPEPVVAVRSSAADEDSRTASFAGQHETYLGIQGIDSLFRAVRRCWASAYTPRAIAYRVHRGLSLADASVGVVVQLLVEPRAAGVLFTLSPRTGDRSLIVIEGSWGLGQAVVAGEVTPDEYVVSKVTLELVRKQVNAKPFRYRRGGSDGSLVREELPPDLASAPCLLESEVIELARRARELEKRLGYPLDVEWAMCDQPERGTIFFLQCRPETVWTTKERPLATLAGSNPIMAIAQTLVRSPSRPGNG
- a CDS encoding PEP-utilizing enzyme, giving the protein MKSTLRFPSPFEVGTPPGAEGWEQLYPYYLLFSDDRRQEEERRLWFFNGMHFPEAMTPFDIITAEAGYLAIGEMSSRMFCIPPAMGIDFRVLNGYVYISPTPVTDPAQIEQRAVWFQERAGYYYANWRAFYEEWKQRLSAEVERLVAIRFPELPAVEPADYVFQRRGYGASMDNLAAYHDLIDSIFRVWQVHMEIVMIGFAAYFTFYDFCKKAFPEISDQQVTRMVGAIDVSMFRPNDELKRLARRALELGIADLFLANGSGAAVFARLRENEAGRAWLREWETSADPWFYMNTGDGFQHHHRAWIDDPTPVVSVLADYIQRLRRGENLERDTAALREERDRITQGYRELLATEEERQAFDQILALTREVYYSIEDHKFYVEHWYQSRFWNKVRELSRLFVAGGFFRDVEDIFLLHYTEVERALMDLLLSWSIGTTPRGPAYWPDEIARRQRIMDRLRAWSPPPALGVVPEVIGDPAIIMLWGITPERLRAWLSPEEGNVLRGFAAAPGVAEGPARVVLSIEELQEVRDGEILVCSVTEPSWAPVLARVRGMVSDIGGVMSHAAIVAREYRIPAVLGTGVATKRIRTGQYLRVDGENGVVTILD
- a CDS encoding Lrp/AsnC family transcriptional regulator, whose product is MAARAYVLVHCDVGKARSVKEALASVPGVLHADIVTGDYDLIVVVEQPTVEELGRLVLEKIHGTPGVTATSTHVVVG
- a CDS encoding sortase — encoded protein: MSDRRPPLRRLSAPGQPGPRRALRIPIPFGRAAGASSAPVARGHVSLLGALLILAGLVLLAIAAMGTVALRPSPETPPSQIAAIATPPPPLQAAASPTPTATPFAERLDGLPIVPSPTPEPTPTPRPKMPPPRRIQIPSVGIDAPVVEVGYKIVEMQGVKVIEWEVAEYAAGHHNTSANPGEGGNIVITGHNDWKGEVFRTLEHVKLGDEVILTSDAGVFRYRVTEIHYRKEVGVPLEERIATGRFLDPMPEERVTLVTCWPYGIDDHRIIVVAKPVG